GGGCGGCGGGCAGTGCGGGCTTCTGGAACATGATGCTTCCACCGGAATGAAGGACAACGCAAACATAAGCGAGTTTTCGAGGCAGGGTGTTGATTGCATCAGCATGGGCAGTTATTATAGCAGTCTCGACTGGAGTGGCAATGGTGTTTTAAATCCGGATAAATACCTGTATTTCATGATCGGCCCTCTAACAGTCGACAATATTATGGTTTTAAGAAAACAGGACCGGCTTAGCTTTAAAGCAATGAGAAACGGACCGGCACCGGATACAATTGCAGTATATTTTGTAGACCGGTACGGTAATCACACTTTACTTATAAAAACTTTTCTTTCTGATCAGGAATGGAAATCTTTCGTAACCGAATTACCGGTAACATTTATTCCGGTTATTTCCTCTATCAGGTTTTATGCATGGGGGTCAGCGGAATCTCAATCCGGTATTGTTCCGGGTATTTTGTCTGTGGATGATGTTCAGATCTCCTTTGGAATTACAAGCGCAGCCTCCACGGACCTGGAAGAAATTCAATTGCCGGAATCCTTCAAGCTGTACGACGCTTACCCCAACCCGTTTAATCCTTCAACAACAATTCAATTTAGAATTGATAAACCCGGCATGGTCCGGCTGCAGGTATATAATACGCTCGGAAATGAAGTCTCTGTAATTGTAAACGAATTCAGGGAGCGGGGAATCTATTCGGAAAAATTTGACGCCGGTTCTCTTGCGAGCGGTATATACTATTACCGTCTTACGGCTGGAAATCATTTAGAAACGCGGAAGATGCTGCTGATAAA
This Melioribacteraceae bacterium DNA region includes the following protein-coding sequences:
- a CDS encoding T9SS type A sorting domain-containing protein, which encodes MQNILSSSDTTSGYAYFPLGGGQCGLLEHDASTGMKDNANISEFSRQGVDCISMGSYYSSLDWSGNGVLNPDKYLYFMIGPLTVDNIMVLRKQDRLSFKAMRNGPAPDTIAVYFVDRYGNHTLLIKTFLSDQEWKSFVTELPVTFIPVISSIRFYAWGSAESQSGIVPGILSVDDVQISFGITSAASTDLEEIQLPESFKLYDAYPNPFNPSTTIQFRIDKPGMVRLQVYNTLGNEVSVIVNEFRERGIYSEKFDAGSLASGIYYYRLTAGNHLETRKMLLIK